From Burkholderia savannae, a single genomic window includes:
- a CDS encoding ABC transporter ATP-binding protein, whose product MAALLEVDNLRVDLPTPNGVLHAVRGIDLRLERGELLCVVGESGCGKSMTSLALMDLLPRHAQRRADRLAFDGIDLLSLERRAMNGLRGNRIAMIFQDPMTSLNPAYTLGNQLCEALRRHRGASLAQARERAVHLLERAGVAHAAERLRQYPHQLSGGLRQRVMIAMALMCEPDLIIADEPTTALDVTIQAEILRMLRELQREFGTAVLFITHDLGVVSRIADRVAVMYAGEVVETASAAQLFARPAHPYTRGLLNCIPVRGKTRPGSRLDAIAGVVPSLVGNIDGCAFRNRCALARDACAQTPAFVDAGGGHRARCVLVESACEEISR is encoded by the coding sequence GGTCGACCTGCCGACCCCGAACGGCGTGCTGCACGCGGTGCGCGGCATCGACCTGCGCCTCGAGCGCGGCGAGCTGCTGTGCGTGGTCGGCGAATCCGGCTGCGGCAAATCGATGACGTCGCTCGCGCTGATGGATCTGCTGCCGCGGCACGCGCAGCGCCGCGCGGATCGGCTCGCGTTCGACGGCATCGATCTGCTGTCGCTCGAGCGCCGCGCGATGAACGGGCTGCGCGGCAACCGGATCGCGATGATCTTCCAGGACCCGATGACCTCGCTCAATCCCGCGTACACGCTCGGCAACCAGCTGTGCGAGGCGCTGCGCCGGCATCGCGGCGCGTCGCTCGCGCAGGCGCGCGAGCGCGCGGTGCATCTGCTCGAACGCGCGGGCGTCGCGCACGCGGCCGAGCGGCTGCGCCAGTATCCGCATCAACTGTCGGGCGGGCTGCGGCAGCGCGTGATGATCGCGATGGCGCTGATGTGCGAGCCCGATCTCATCATCGCCGACGAGCCGACGACCGCGCTCGACGTGACGATCCAGGCCGAGATCCTGCGGATGCTGCGCGAGCTGCAGCGCGAGTTCGGCACCGCGGTGCTGTTCATCACGCACGATCTCGGCGTGGTGTCGCGGATCGCCGATCGCGTGGCGGTGATGTACGCGGGCGAAGTCGTCGAAACCGCGAGCGCCGCGCAGCTGTTCGCGCGGCCCGCGCATCCGTACACGCGCGGCCTGCTGAACTGCATTCCGGTGCGCGGCAAGACGCGGCCCGGCTCGCGGCTCGACGCGATTGCGGGCGTCGTGCCGTCGCTCGTCGGCAACATCGACGGCTGCGCGTTCCGCAACCGCTGCGCGCTCGCGCGCGACGCGTGCGCGCAGACGCCGGCGTTCGTCGACGCCGGCGGCGGCCATCGCGCGCGCTGCGTGCTTGTCGAATCCGCTTGCGAGGAAATCAGCCGATGA